CGGCCAACTCCTCCGAGGATGCCTGGCGGCAGGATACCATTTCCTTTTCGGGTACGGTGGTGAGCGGTATCTATTTTTGGGTGGTGGAATCCCTGGATCCCGAAAGCAAGGGGAAAATACAAAAAGGAACCCTGGCTATTGTAAAATAGCGCGAGGGAATGAAGAACCTTCTTCGCCAAAATTGGCGCTCTAACGCAGGAAACGGGGAGGTTATCTAAATCTGTAAATAATCGCATTAGATCCGCTCCTGGCGGTTTTAATCATTAAAGATAGGATTGGGCTATGGTAAAATCTTATTTCCCAGCATCGGTAGAAAAACGATCCGTTTGGAAATATCTGGCGGGCAACCGTCAATCCGCTTCGGGCGGAAAACTCCATCGAAAACAAGCCTTTTTGCTTGTTTTGACGGGACTCCTGCTTTTTGCTGCGGTCCCCTCTCTGTGGGCGAGAAATGATTTTAAGCGGCTTGGGAAAGCAGGATTTACGTTCCTGAAAATCAGTCCTGCCGCCCGCGCAGCAGGAATGGGGGATGCCTATACGGCCATCGCCAATGATGCGTATGCCATCTTTTACAATCCCGCCGGCCTAACCCACGTGCAAAATTTTGAATATGGTTTTGGGCTGACAAACTGGATGGTCGGATCTAAATTGATGTCGGCTGCACTGGCCCACCCCTTGGGCCGCGGTGTGCTTGGGGTAAGTTTTCTTTCGTTTGCACCGCCTGACTTTGAAGAAACCACGATTATCGACCCCGAGGGTACCGGTCGGATGGTTCATGTCGGCGACCTGGCGGTGGCTGTGGCCTACGGAGTCAAATTGACCGATCGGCTTTCCTTCGGATTTAAGACGCAGTTCGTGGAGGAAACAATCGACAGGGATAAGGCCAGCGGCTGGCTGACCGATTTCTCCACGTATTATTACACGGGATTTCGTGATCTGGTGATTGCCATGGCCATGAAAAATTTTGGACCCGATGTGAAGTATCTGTCGGAAAAGTTTAAACTCCCGCTCTATTTTAATATTAATACCGCCATCAGCGCAATCGGACACGAGGGGTCCCCTATTCATGTAACCGTTTCAACGGAAAGTGCATTTGCTACGGATTACCGGGACCGCTACCACGTGGGGGCCGAAATATGGCTGCTGGACAAATTGGCTCTGCGAGGAGGGTACAAATTTAATTACGACACGGAAGACTACACGCTCGGGCTTGGATTCCGAATGCGTTTTGGCGGACGAAAAATTACGCTGGATATTGCGTATTCCAATTTTTCAAGCTATTTCGATGCCCCCTTACGGTTCTCCCTGGGAGGATCGTTTTAGATACATATTCCCCGGACCTTCTGAAAAAATACGGGAACCGGGGCAGCAATAAAATAAGGTAAAATTCGCCGACGGCGGATAAGGGAAAACGGTAAACTTGGAGAGGAGATGAAAGCCTTGAAGAAACGTGTGGAAGGATTATTGGTCGTATTACTAATCCTTTTTGGCAGTGTGAGTGTTTATGCCGGCACGACCGGCAAAATCCGAGGGGTGGTGAGGGATGCCAGCACTGGCGATCCCCTTCCCGGGGCAAATGTGATTATTACAAAGGTCTGGTCCGGTAATATTGCGCACCGGTCAGACTACAATCTGGGAGCGGCAACCTCAACAAATGGGGATTTTATTATTTTGCATGTTCCTCCGGGCATCTATTCGGTTAAGGCCATGATGATAGGTTTTGAGCCGATGATTCGGGAGAAAGTCGTGGTCAATGTAGACCGAACCACCCGAATCAACTTCCGGCTAAAACCGACCGTTTTGCAGATTGGAAAATCACTGGTGGTGGAAGCAAAACGCGATCCCATTCAATTGGACGTCTCCGGGACAGAAAACTACGTCACACCCAAGGATTACAAAGACACGCCCTTTGCCAATCGTGTGGATGATGTGATCGGGCTGCAGGCCGGCGTGGAAGGAAATATTGTTCAGAGCGAGATTTCCATCCGCGGCGGTGAAACCATGGAGGTGGGCTACATGGTGGATGGGATGTCCATGGTGGATCAGAAATTCAACCGCCCTGTGATTGCCATCAACCCGGAGGTGGTGCAGGAAATTAAGATTATGCGAAACGGGTTCAACGCCGAATACGGAGAGGCTCGTTCGGGGATTATCAATATTGTAACGAAAACGCCCGGCGATCGAACCACCTTTTCAATCG
The genomic region above belongs to Calditrichota bacterium and contains:
- a CDS encoding UPF0164 family protein produces the protein MVKSYFPASVEKRSVWKYLAGNRQSASGGKLHRKQAFLLVLTGLLLFAAVPSLWARNDFKRLGKAGFTFLKISPAARAAGMGDAYTAIANDAYAIFYNPAGLTHVQNFEYGFGLTNWMVGSKLMSAALAHPLGRGVLGVSFLSFAPPDFEETTIIDPEGTGRMVHVGDLAVAVAYGVKLTDRLSFGFKTQFVEETIDRDKASGWLTDFSTYYYTGFRDLVIAMAMKNFGPDVKYLSEKFKLPLYFNINTAISAIGHEGSPIHVTVSTESAFATDYRDRYHVGAEIWLLDKLALRGGYKFNYDTEDYTLGLGFRMRFGGRKITLDIAYSNFSSYFDAPLRFSLGGSF